Genomic DNA from Flavobacterium sp. N502540:
GAAAAAACGAAATGTTGAATTGGTCATTATATCTGATGTCCATTTAGGAACTTACGGAAGTCACGCTAAAGAATTAAACAACTACTTATCAAGCATAAAGCCCAAAACATTAGTCCTGAACGGTGACATTATTGATGCCTGGCAATTTAGAAAATCATACTTTCCAAAAGCACATTTAAGAGTCATTCAGCGTATTATCGGCATGGCATCTAAAGGCACAAAAGTATATTACATCACCGGAAACCATGACGAAATTCTTCGGAAATTCAGCGATATGAACATGGGAAATTTTGCACTGGTCGATAAATTAGTTTTGGAACTGGACGATAAAAAAGCATGGATTTTTCACGGAGATGTCTTTGATGCTTCTGTTCAACACTCTAAATGGATTGCAAAATTGGGCGGATTAGGATACGACTACTTAATTCTAAGCAATCGATTTGCCAACTGGTGCCTTGCAAAACTAGGACGCGAACCTTACTCCTTCTCTAAAAAAATAAAAGCCAGTGTAAAAAAAGCCGTTAAATTTATCTCTGATTTTGAAACTACTGCTACTGATCTGGCTATTGAAAAAAAATACGATTATGTCATCTGCGGACACATACACGAACCGAAAATTGTTACCAAA
This window encodes:
- a CDS encoding UDP-2,3-diacylglucosamine diphosphatase, with the protein product MKKRNVELVIISDVHLGTYGSHAKELNNYLSSIKPKTLVLNGDIIDAWQFRKSYFPKAHLRVIQRIIGMASKGTKVYYITGNHDEILRKFSDMNMGNFALVDKLVLELDDKKAWIFHGDVFDASVQHSKWIAKLGGLGYDYLILSNRFANWCLAKLGREPYSFSKKIKASVKKAVKFISDFETTATDLAIEKKYDYVICGHIHEPKIVTKENKHGSTLYLNSGDWVENLTALEYHKKRWKLYSYAESNFTEEENLFEMEDTLSSQLISTIILNK